Proteins encoded within one genomic window of Episyrphus balteatus chromosome 1, idEpiBalt1.1, whole genome shotgun sequence:
- the LOC129906013 gene encoding odorant receptor 22c-like, with the protein MIGKISFWTTIWWMVLYFFGISSHCLYSLRPLIIWGYHRFIGIEDKWIALPFQAALPYQDMTQLNNKTLYSILYLFLVHSATVTIYGFPGADGFFMSTCMYISISYQCLQEDFKKAFKDFSEAEENTRTNEHLYNELSALIKRQQNIIKMFESFNHIYKFMIFVHFLFASITLGVVLMNLTLTSGMAQMVNVTYIMGACTQLYTYCYGAESVNKNISETLYFCDWYRYNKKVKSLIILILLKSQRGSLMKVPFFQPSLPLFTSIIQTSGSYITLMQTFL; encoded by the exons ATGATtggaaaaatttcgttttggaCAACTATTTGGTGGATGGTATTGTATTTCTTTGGAATTTCTTCACATTGCCTTTATAGTTTAAGGCCTTTGATTATTTGGGGATATCATCGCTTTATTGGTATTGAAGACAAATGGATTGCACTGCCCTTTCAAGCtgc TTTACCCTATCAGGATATGACTCAACTCAACAATAAGACCCTTTActcaattttgtatcttttcttgGTACATTCTGCAACTGTCACAATATATGGATTTCCTGGAGCTGATGGGTTTTTTATGTCAACTTGCATGTACATTTCAATTTCATATCAATGTTTGCAAGAAGATTTCAAAAAGGCTTTTAAAGATTTCAGTGAAGCTG aagaaaacaCAAGGACTAATGAACATCTTTACAATGAACTAAGTGCCCTTATTAAAAGgcaacaaaatattatcaaaatgtTTGAAAGTTTTAACCATATCTACAAGTTTATGATTTTTGTACATTTTCTATTTGCCAGTATAACTTTGGGAGTTGTTCTAATGAATCTAACATTG ACATCTGGAATGGCACAAATGGTTAATGTTACATATATAATGGGAGCTTGTACCCAACTCTACACTTATTGTTATGGAGCGGAGAGTGTTAACAAAAAT ATATCAGAAACTCTTTATTTTTGCGATTGGTACAGATACAACAAGAAAGTTAAATCCTTGATTATTCTCATATTGTTAAAAAGTCAAAGAGGAAGCTTAATGAAGGTGCCATTTTTTCAACCATCTTTGCCTCTTTTTACTTCA ATTATACAAACTTCTGGCTCTTATATTACACttatgcaaacatttttgtaa